From a single Podarcis raffonei isolate rPodRaf1 chromosome 10, rPodRaf1.pri, whole genome shotgun sequence genomic region:
- the LOC128422228 gene encoding zinc finger protein 420-like isoform X2: MEENQGIMDSLGDELEIKKGGHHKICTVERPCGANFSQSSHITSHRINPTGEKPYQCLECGKSLSSKARLFSHQRIHTGEKPYQCLECGKSFRVRTHLMTHQRIHTGEEPYQCLECGKSFKISANLHRHQKVHIGGKPHQCLECGKSFRERAHLTTHQIIHTGEKPYQCLECGKSLSSKERLFSHQRIHTGEKPYQCLECGKSFREITNLVTHQRIHTGEEPYQCLECGKSFKISGNLREHQKVHTGEKPYQCLECGKSFSNSSYFTSHLRIHTGEKPYQCSECGKSFRQRSNLTAHQIIHTGGKPYHCLECGKGFRVRSSLTAHQVIHTGEKPYQCSECGKSFSSSANLHRHQKIHRGEKPHQCLECGKGFCERSTLKAHQVIHTGEKPYQCLECGKSFSVKANLSAHQRIHTGDKPYQCFECGKSFNTSTNLHSHQSIHRGEKPFQCQECGKSFLRKRGFTSHQTIHTGERPFQCLECGKSFKTNANLHSHQSIHRGEKPFQCQECGKSFLWKQNFTSHQRIHTGEKPFQCLECGKSFSRKGNLLTHQRIHKGGKL, translated from the exons atggaggagaatcaggGGATCATggactctcttg gtgatgaattggaaataaaGAAGGGAGGCCACCACAAAATCTGCACAGTGGAGAGGCCGTGTGGAGCGAACTTCAGCCAGAGCTCCCATATCACTTCCCATCGAATAAATCCTActggggagaagccctatcagtgcttggaatgtggaaagagcttaagTAGTAAAGCAAGGCTcttttcccatcaaagaattcatacaggggagaagccctatcagtgcttggagtgtggaaagagctttcgtgtgAGGACCCATCTCAtgacccatcaaagaattcatacaggggaggaaccataccagtgcttggaatgtggaaagagctttaaaatAAGTGCAAATCTCCATCGACACCAGAAAGTTCACATTGGGGGAAAACCtcaccagtgcttggaatgtggaaagagcttccgcgAGAGGGCCCATCTTACAACCCATcagataattcatacaggggagaagccctatcagtgcttagaatgtggaaagagcttaagTAGTAAAGAAAGGCTcttttcccatcaaagaattcatacaggggagaagccctatcagtgcttggagtgtggaaagagctttcgtgagATTACCAATCTCGtgacccatcaaagaattcatacaggggaggaaccataccagtgcttggaatgtggaaagagctttaaaatTAGCGGAAACCTCCGTGAACACCAGAAAGTTCACACTGGggaaaaaccatatcagtgcttggaatgtggaaagagcttcagtaacagcAGCTACTTCACTTCCCACCTAAgaattcatactggggagaaaccatatcagtgctcagaatgtggaaagagcttccgacAGCGGTCCAATCTTACAGCCCACCAGATAATtcacacaggggggaaaccatatcattgcttggaatgtgggaagggcTTCCGTGTGAGGTCCTCTCTCACAGCACATCAagtaattcatacaggggagaaaccatatcagtgctcagaatgtgggaagagctttagcAGTAGCGCAAACTTACATCGGCATCAGAAAATTCACCGTGGGGAGAAAccacatcagtgcttggaatgtgggaagggcTTCTGTGAGAGGTCCACTCTCAAGGCCCATCAagtaattcatacaggggagaaaccatatcagtgcttggaatgtggaaagagcttcagtgtgaAGGCCAATCTCTcagcccatcaaagaattcatactggagataaaccatatcagtgctttgaatgcggaaagagctttaatacAAGCACAAACCTCCATAGTCATCAAAGTATTCAccgtggggagaaaccatttcagtgccaagagtgtggaaagagctttctgcGGAAGCGCGGTTTCACTTCTCATCaaacaattcatacaggggagagaccatttcagtgtttggaatgtggaaagagctttaagaCAAATGCAAACCTCCATAGTCATCAAAGTATTCAccgtggggagaaaccatttcagtgccaagagtgtggaaagagctttctgtGGAAGCAGAAtttcacttctcatcaaagaattcatacaggggagaaaccatttcagtgtttggaatgtggaaagagtttcagtcggAAGGGCAATCTCTtgacccatcaaagaattcataaaggggGGAAACTATAG
- the LOC128422228 gene encoding zinc finger protein 420-like isoform X1, with protein MEENQGIMDSLEGDELEIKKGGHHKICTVERPCGANFSQSSHITSHRINPTGEKPYQCLECGKSLSSKARLFSHQRIHTGEKPYQCLECGKSFRVRTHLMTHQRIHTGEEPYQCLECGKSFKISANLHRHQKVHIGGKPHQCLECGKSFRERAHLTTHQIIHTGEKPYQCLECGKSLSSKERLFSHQRIHTGEKPYQCLECGKSFREITNLVTHQRIHTGEEPYQCLECGKSFKISGNLREHQKVHTGEKPYQCLECGKSFSNSSYFTSHLRIHTGEKPYQCSECGKSFRQRSNLTAHQIIHTGGKPYHCLECGKGFRVRSSLTAHQVIHTGEKPYQCSECGKSFSSSANLHRHQKIHRGEKPHQCLECGKGFCERSTLKAHQVIHTGEKPYQCLECGKSFSVKANLSAHQRIHTGDKPYQCFECGKSFNTSTNLHSHQSIHRGEKPFQCQECGKSFLRKRGFTSHQTIHTGERPFQCLECGKSFKTNANLHSHQSIHRGEKPFQCQECGKSFLWKQNFTSHQRIHTGEKPFQCLECGKSFSRKGNLLTHQRIHKGGKL; from the exons atggaggagaatcaggGGATCATggactctcttg aaggtgatgaattggaaataaaGAAGGGAGGCCACCACAAAATCTGCACAGTGGAGAGGCCGTGTGGAGCGAACTTCAGCCAGAGCTCCCATATCACTTCCCATCGAATAAATCCTActggggagaagccctatcagtgcttggaatgtggaaagagcttaagTAGTAAAGCAAGGCTcttttcccatcaaagaattcatacaggggagaagccctatcagtgcttggagtgtggaaagagctttcgtgtgAGGACCCATCTCAtgacccatcaaagaattcatacaggggaggaaccataccagtgcttggaatgtggaaagagctttaaaatAAGTGCAAATCTCCATCGACACCAGAAAGTTCACATTGGGGGAAAACCtcaccagtgcttggaatgtggaaagagcttccgcgAGAGGGCCCATCTTACAACCCATcagataattcatacaggggagaagccctatcagtgcttagaatgtggaaagagcttaagTAGTAAAGAAAGGCTcttttcccatcaaagaattcatacaggggagaagccctatcagtgcttggagtgtggaaagagctttcgtgagATTACCAATCTCGtgacccatcaaagaattcatacaggggaggaaccataccagtgcttggaatgtggaaagagctttaaaatTAGCGGAAACCTCCGTGAACACCAGAAAGTTCACACTGGggaaaaaccatatcagtgcttggaatgtggaaagagcttcagtaacagcAGCTACTTCACTTCCCACCTAAgaattcatactggggagaaaccatatcagtgctcagaatgtggaaagagcttccgacAGCGGTCCAATCTTACAGCCCACCAGATAATtcacacaggggggaaaccatatcattgcttggaatgtgggaagggcTTCCGTGTGAGGTCCTCTCTCACAGCACATCAagtaattcatacaggggagaaaccatatcagtgctcagaatgtgggaagagctttagcAGTAGCGCAAACTTACATCGGCATCAGAAAATTCACCGTGGGGAGAAAccacatcagtgcttggaatgtgggaagggcTTCTGTGAGAGGTCCACTCTCAAGGCCCATCAagtaattcatacaggggagaaaccatatcagtgcttggaatgtggaaagagcttcagtgtgaAGGCCAATCTCTcagcccatcaaagaattcatactggagataaaccatatcagtgctttgaatgcggaaagagctttaatacAAGCACAAACCTCCATAGTCATCAAAGTATTCAccgtggggagaaaccatttcagtgccaagagtgtggaaagagctttctgcGGAAGCGCGGTTTCACTTCTCATCaaacaattcatacaggggagagaccatttcagtgtttggaatgtggaaagagctttaagaCAAATGCAAACCTCCATAGTCATCAAAGTATTCAccgtggggagaaaccatttcagtgccaagagtgtggaaagagctttctgtGGAAGCAGAAtttcacttctcatcaaagaattcatacaggggagaaaccatttcagtgtttggaatgtggaaagagtttcagtcggAAGGGCAATCTCTtgacccatcaaagaattcataaaggggGGAAACTATAG